In the Streptomyces sp. NBC_00193 genome, CACGCCAGGCCAGGACCCGCACCCCGCTGGTACCGCTGCGGATCTTCCGCTCGCGGACCGTGGTCGGCGCGAACCTGGTCCAGATGCTGATGGTGGCCGCGCTGTTCTCCTTCCAGGTGCTGGTCGCCCTGTACCTGCAGAACGTGCTCGGCTACGGAGCCGCCGAGACCGGCCTGGCCATGCTCCCGGCGGCCGTGGTCATCGGCGGGGTCTCCCTCTTCGCCTCGGCCCCGCTCAACGCCCGCTTCGGCGAACGGGCCGTCCTGCTCGCCGGACTCGCCCTGCTCGTGGCCGCCCTGGGGCTGCTGACCCGGCTCCCGGTCCGCGCCGACTACGTCACCGACCTGCTCCCCGTGATGCTGCTGGCCGCCGGCTTCGGCCTGGCCCTGCCCGCCCTCACCGCGCTGGGGATGTCCGGCGCCGACGAGCAGGACGCGGGCCTCGCCTCGGGCCTGTTCAACACCACCCAGCAGATCGGCATGGCCCTCGGCGTCGCCGTCCTGTCCACCCTGGCCGCCGCCCGCACCGACTCGGCGCTCACCACCGGCCTCGACCGCGCCACGGCCCTGACCTCGGGCTACCACCTGGCCTTCGGCATCGGCGCCGGGCTGATGCTCACGGCGCTCGTGGTGGCGGCGACCCTGCTGCGGACCGGCCCGCGCCGGTGACCTCCTGCCCGATGTTTCACGTGAAACATCGGGCAGGACGAGCTCGGGCCGGCCTGCCAGGCCCTACTTCACGAAGAGGCCGTTGAGCGTCCCGTAGTCGACGGCCCCTTCGAGGGCCCCGTACGTCCCCTGCTCCAGCACCTCCACCGCCGCGGCGCGGGCCGCCGTGTACGCCGCCTGCGCCACGCCCGTTCCGACACTGACCCGGCGCACCCCGGCCTTCGCCAGCTCGGCGACGGACGGACCGCCCGGCCCGGCCATGGCGTTGACCGGCAGCGGGCCCCGCGCGATCTCGCTCAGGACGTCCAGGTCCAGCAGCCCCGGCACGAAGATCCCGTCGGCCCCGGCGGCCGCGTACGCCTCCACCCGCGCCAGGACGTCGGCAAGGCGGCCGGACTCCTCGCCGATCCCGAACAGGAAGACGTCGGTACGGGCGTTGATCACCAGCTCCGGCAGCCCGGCGGCGGTGGCCGCCGCACGGGCGGCGCGGATCCGGTCGGCCTGCTCCGCGGCGGTGTGGAGCGTACCGTCGGCCGCTTTCGAGTCCTCCAGGTTGATCCCGACGGCGCCCACCGCCACCACCTCGCGCACGGTGGCAGCGACGTCCTCGTAGCCGCCCTCGATGTCCACGGTGACGGGGACGTCCACGGCCGCCACGATCCGTGCGGCCGCCGCCAGCATCTCCGCCTTCGTCGCGTGCTGCCCGTCCCCGCGGCCGATCGACCAGGCCACGCCGCCGCTGGTGGTGGCAATGGCCGCCGCCCCGGCCGACTCGATCACCGCCGCGCTGCCCGCGTCCCAGGCATTGGGCAGGACCAGGAGCGCCTCGCCCAACTCCCGGAGCCGCAGGGCCTTCTCGGTGCTCTTCGCTTCCACGGTCATGCGAACTCTCCTCAGCCGTACGACTTCTAAAGACCTGTCACATCAATCTCCGGACAGGGGACTCTAACCGGGGAGTGCGCTGGTCATCCGGCGGTTTTACGACCGTTGCCTGTTACCCGGCCATGACAGGAATCCCACGTTCCGGCCGATCAAGATCCGTAGATTTCTCATCAGCAGCCCCGCAGACCTGACCGGACGAAACCCCGACAGAGACACCGCGGCATGCGACTCTCCGCCCTCCCCGA is a window encoding:
- a CDS encoding isocitrate lyase/phosphoenolpyruvate mutase family protein, whose protein sequence is MTVEAKSTEKALRLRELGEALLVLPNAWDAGSAAVIESAGAAAIATTSGGVAWSIGRGDGQHATKAEMLAAAARIVAAVDVPVTVDIEGGYEDVAATVREVVAVGAVGINLEDSKAADGTLHTAAEQADRIRAARAAATAAGLPELVINARTDVFLFGIGEESGRLADVLARVEAYAAAGADGIFVPGLLDLDVLSEIARGPLPVNAMAGPGGPSVAELAKAGVRRVSVGTGVAQAAYTAARAAAVEVLEQGTYGALEGAVDYGTLNGLFVK